The region TTCGCGTGAAGCTGGACGACGGCCCCGAGGTGCTCGCGCACGTCTCCGGCAAGATACGGATGCACTACATCCGCATCCTCGCCGGCGACCGAGTGCTCCTCGAGCTGACACCGTACGACCTGACCCGTGGCCGCATCGTGTACCGCTATAAGTAGGTCCGAATGGGGTTCACCCGGTCGGGTATAATCACCATTCGCGTGCCTCGGGGTGCTCCCGTGGGCGTTGTTCGGTCGCCTGGCCGGGAAGGTTGGAGGAATCGGCGTGAAGGTTCGCGCTTCAGTAAAACGGATTTGTGACAAGTGCATCATCATAAAGCGGAAGGGCGTTGTGCGCGTGATCTGCAAGGTCAAGAAGCACAAGCAGCGCCAAGGTTAGGCGGAGGAGTAAGTTGGCCCGTATAGCCGGTGTTGACCTGCCGAGAGACAAGAAGATCGAATATGCGCTGCCTCATCTGTATGGGGTCGGCCTCACTACGGCACGCATGCTGCTGGACACAGTGGGAGTGGACCGCAATACGAGGGTGCGCGACTTATCCGACCGAGAGATCGCTGCCATCCGCGAAGCGATTGACCGAGCGGTAAAAGTGGAAGGCGACCTGCGCCGGGAAGTTCAACAGAACATCCGACGCCTCATCGAGATCGGTAGCTACCGTGGGCTCCGTCATCGCCGCGGGCTGCCCACCCGAGGGCAGCGAACCCGGAGCAACGCCCGAACTCGCAAGGGACCGAAGCGCACGATTGCCGGAAAGAAGAAGGCGAGGAAGTAAGGCACCATGGCTAGGAAACGAACAACCGGAAAGACGAGGGTCAAAGAGCGCAGAAGTGTGCTGCAGGGCGTCGCCTGCATCCACTGCACGTTCAACAACTGTATCGTCTCCATCACGGATATGGACGGGAAGGTTCTCTGCTGGGCCAGCGCCGGGGCCGTGGGGTTCAAGGGTTCGCGCAAGGGAACGCCTTTCGCTGCGCAGCTCGCCGCCGACCAGTGCGCCCGAAAAGCGTTGGAGTTCGGCCTCCGCAAGATTGACATCGTGATCAAGGGTCCCGGCTCGGGCCGCGAGACCGCGATGCGCAGCCTCTGCGCCTCCGGCCTCGAGGTCGTCTCCATTCGGGACGCTACGCCCATTCCACATAACGGTTGCCGGCCGCCGAAGCGGCGAAGGGTCTAAGGGGAGGACATTAGGGAGTGTCAGTAGTCTGGGAATCGAGGTGCCGATACTGCCGCAGGGCGCTGCAGAAGCTGTACCTGAAGGGCGATCGGTGCCACA is a window of Fimbriimonadia bacterium DNA encoding:
- the rpmJ gene encoding 50S ribosomal protein L36 is translated as MKVRASVKRICDKCIIIKRKGVVRVICKVKKHKQRQG
- the infA gene encoding translation initiation factor IF-1; its protein translation is MAKPRTSDKERGIQVSGVVVEALPSAMFRVKLDDGPEVLAHVSGKIRMHYIRILAGDRVLLELTPYDLTRGRIVYRYK
- the rpsM gene encoding 30S ribosomal protein S13; protein product: MARIAGVDLPRDKKIEYALPHLYGVGLTTARMLLDTVGVDRNTRVRDLSDREIAAIREAIDRAVKVEGDLRREVQQNIRRLIEIGSYRGLRHRRGLPTRGQRTRSNARTRKGPKRTIAGKKKARK
- the rpsK gene encoding 30S ribosomal protein S11 gives rise to the protein MARKRTTGKTRVKERRSVLQGVACIHCTFNNCIVSITDMDGKVLCWASAGAVGFKGSRKGTPFAAQLAADQCARKALEFGLRKIDIVIKGPGSGRETAMRSLCASGLEVVSIRDATPIPHNGCRPPKRRRV